One region of Pagrus major chromosome 7, Pma_NU_1.0 genomic DNA includes:
- the LOC140999760 gene encoding tumor necrosis factor receptor superfamily member 14-like, protein MKRKPALSPSLLLILVMNLSRGQTLTCHRAEYQTGNRCCPKCPVGYRVKTDCNEHRSTSCVPCTEGTFMNQPTGLKQCFPCTDCDAGSGVKIKTSCTPSSDTVCEPLEGFFCLDPAENGCMAAQKHTGCKPGQYIRHNGTAQRDTECSDCSEGKYSDGTFPMCLSHTQCESLNLQLIKPGTVSTDAECGEQTSGSTAVVVVSVVISMNIVAALALVMILLIKKGCLNTEKRRNSENGKPDDLEETGRLQDCQQ, encoded by the exons atgaaaagaaaacctgcacTATCACCGTCACTATTACTG ATACTTGTGATGAATCTCTCCAGAGGACAGACCCTTACATGTCATCGGGCAGAGTATCAGACAGGGAATAGATGCTGTCCTAAGTGTCCTGTTG gTTATCGAGTTAAAACAGACTGCAACGAGCACCGGAGTACTTCCTGTGTGCCCTGCACTGAGGGGACCTTCATGAATCAGCCGACAGgattaaaacagtgttttcccTGTACAGACTGCGATGCAG GTTCTGGTGTGAAAATAAAGACGTCATGTACTCCATCGTCAGACACAGTTTGTGAACCACTGGAGGGATTCTTCTGTCTGGACCCTGCAGAGAACGGCTGTAtggcagcacagaaacacacaggctGTAAACCAGGACAATACATCCGTCACAACG GAACAGCACAAAGAGACACTGAGTGCTCTGACTGCAGTGAAGGAAAATATTCAGATGGAACATTTCCAAtgtgtctgtcacacacaca ATGTGAATCATTAAATCTTCAGTTGATAAAACCAGGAACTGTTTCAACTGATGCTGAATGTGGAGAACAAACATCAGGATCGACAGCAGTTGTGGTCGTCAGTGTAGTGATTTCTATGAACATTGTAGCAGCACTTGCACTTGTAATGATCCTTCTCATAAAGAAAGGATGTCTAAACACAG aaaaaagaagaaattcagaGAATGGAAAACCG gaCGATTTGGAAGAAACAGGGAGATTACAAGATTGCCAACAGTAA